The genomic DNA ACCTTTCTATATATATGGTTCAGCGACGCTTTTATCAGCGTGAGGGTTATCTTGGGTATTCTGTTCGTATTCATTACGGCTCCTGTGTCCGGGCATCTCATTATTCGCGCTGCCTATCGCTCCAACGTCAAGCTGGCGGATTCAACGATTGAAGATGAATTAAAACCTGTCCTGCACGGAAGCGGGCAGAAGAAGAAACAAAGTAATGAACATGAACAAGGAACAGAGCAGCCACAAGGCAGCCTGTAAGTTTAAAAGACCGGGCAAGGGAATCATATTGATCTCTGCTCGGCCTTTTTCGTTAACAACACCTCGATTAATTCCTTAAATCGACATATTTTACATTTCAATTGCGGCCTACTACCCATTAAGTTATACTTATTCAAAGGCAAGTATCATAGCCGCTCTCATGCCTTATTACCTAAATTATGGACAACTAGAAGCGAATCAATATATAGCATTACACCATCACAGTTTCAAAAAAGGAGGGATGCATCGGGATGAGCGATCAGATTCTAACGCAAATTCTCCATGAACTCAAATCACTGAACAATCGCATGGGCAATTTGGAAGACAAGCAAGAGACTTTGGCAAATGGACAACAAACTTTACTCACCAGGCAAGAAGCTCTGGAAAGTGGACAGCAGGCTTTACTCACCAGGCAAGAAGCTCTGGAGAGTGGACAGCAGGCTCTACTCACCAGGCAAGAAGCTCTGGAAAGTGGACAGCAGGCTCTACTCACCAGACAAGAAGCTCTGGAAAGTGGACAGCAGGCTTTACTCACCAGGCAAGAAGCTCTGGAGAGTGGACAGCAGGCTTTACTCACCAGGCAAGAAGCTCTGGAGAGTGGACAGCAGGCTTTACTCACCAGGCAAGAGGCTCTGGAAGCTAGGCAAGTTAGCTTCGAGGCCGAACTAAAAGAGATCAAAGCGAACACTGCGGATATTCCGTTAATTAGACAGGCTGTCCTGGAGACGCTGGAAATTACCAAGCGCCTTGATTTGTCCCAAAAATCATTTGAGAGAAAAGTGACCAACCAGCTCAACACCCATGAATACAGCATTGATATTATTAACCGCCGCCAGCTCAAGCTGGAAGCTGATTTAGAGAGCATTAAGAATAAATAACATGCCCTTAAATGAGCCTCGCCCTTATGGCGAGGTTTTCGTATGTAATCTGAATTAGTAATTTAGTGCCGTAAACATGGTATAATAACACTGCTTGTCAATTCGGATTTCATTATTAGAAGGAAGTTGGACATCAAGATGATTATCGAAATCGTAACGGATGTGGTACTGCCCATCTTTGTGCTGATTGGACTTGGAGCGCTGATGCATCGTGCTTTTCAGCTCAATTTATATACACTGGCAAAAATCAACTTTTATTATATCACTCCCGCTGTTGTGTTCCTGAGCATGTACAATTCGGAAATGTCCCCCTTATTATTGGGCAGCGTTACTCTGTTCTACGCTTTATATATTTCACTCCAGTATATTGTCAGCTCTATTGTCAGCTGGAAAAGGGGATTCAAACCAGGCATGAAGGCCGCCTTCACGAACAGCCTCATTCTCGACAACTCGGGCAACTATGGACTTCCTATCAATCAGCTCGCATTCAAGGGCGATCCGCTAGCGACTTCGATCCAGGCGCTGGTCATGACCTTTCAAAGCCTCGTCACCTTTACTTATGGCGTAATCTCGGTTCAACGCGCTAAATCAGGAGGAACATTGAAAGCAGCATTAATTGGTTTTCTAAAAATGCCGGTTCCGTACGCGCTCGTGCTTGGCCTAGTCTTTCACGTCTTTCACTGGCCGCTGCCAGAGTTCGCAGCAAAGCCGCTGGGCTATATCGCAGATTCCATGGTCAGCATCGCTTTACTGACGTTAGGGGCGCAAATTATCCAATATCCGCTTCGCCTGGACCGGTTAGATGTATACATCAGCGCCTTCTTAAGGCTGCTAGTCGGTCCGGCTATCGGGCTGCTGCTTATTCTCGCGCTTGGCCTGAAAGGCATCCCGGCTCAAGCGCTGCTCATCGCCTCCGGTATGCCGACAGGCGTCAACAGTACGATTCTTGCTGAAGAGTATGATAACGAGCCAGACTTCGCGTCCCAGACTGTACTCATCTCTACGCTGCTGAACGTCATAACCGTAACGGCACTGATCTCGTTATCCAAATTCGTGGGGTAATCTATCTGGCGTTGCTATTTGATCAACCTGCCTATTCCCATAACATGTCGATCGGCGAATGCTCTGCGATTCTCGATAATTTCCTCAATTGGAACGTTCCGTCTGCCTTTCATCATGAATAAATGTCCGAACATAGTAGTTATTTGGCCGCTCATGTGGAAGCTATCTTACCGTCGAGCTTGGTCTTGGTTGATTAGAATAATAGCCGGTCCAGTTGGCTTCATTTCCTTCTGGCCGGTTGTTATTTTAAATTCCTTTTGAGGGTTTACTTCAATAACCTCAATTCCCTCGCGAGCTGCGGGTTCTTTGTTAAGAACAATTAGACATTGATATATATATTGCCAGTCCCGTTGAAACAGTGGCCACAAGTTCACCTGCTTTTTGGCATAGAAAAAAGCACTCTATAAAGAGCGCTTTTCCATAAATATAGATATATTAATCCTTAGAGATAATAACATTGAAGTCATATCCCATTACAGTAAGTGCTACAACGATATCCCCTTTGGAATAATAGGAAACCTCATCATCGGATGTATCACTTTCATAAACATACCCCTGCTTTTCCAATTCATTAACATACTTTTGGATATATCCTTCAGTCGCATCAGTAACATCATATGCATACACCACAGTTTTTCCGTCTGATAGCTCTATTCTTTTTCCGGATGAGATACCATTTACACTTGCATAATTAGGAATATCACCATTGTATTCAGAATAAAATTGTCCCTTTCCAGTGTTGATTTCCACTCTTCCAAGTTGATCATTCCAAACATAGTCTACACCAGTAATGTCGCCTAACTTAGCAAGAGGAACATAAGTGCTGCCTTCATAATTTAACACTGGCCGTTTAGCGTCCTTATACTCTACGCCATCGACAATTATTGGATAAGTGACAGGAGTCAATATGAACTGCTTAATTTGTTCTGCATAAACCGTGGTTCCCAACATGAGACAGACGCCTACAATGCAACCGGATATAAATTTTTTCAACAAAAGACCCTCCCCAATATTTTCCTATTATTCTATCATAATAGATAACAGGAGGGTACGTAGAGATAGACTTCTAAAAAACATCAATAAAAAGACTTTTATGTGATTCTATATAAAAAGGCTCCCTCTCGGGAGCCTTTAATCAAGCGCTATTACAGGACTTACAGCCCTTTATTACATCATGCCGCCCATGAGACAAATGCGTTTTTTAGGTTTTTTAAGTCTTTTTGTGGGTTATTTGTCCGTTTTTCTTGAAAAATCAGTTCGATAATTCCGTATGAGTATGATGTGTGGGTAGAGTTTGTGGGCAAAATGTGGGCTTGTTGTGGGCATGGAATTATTCAAGTATATGTTTCGAATGCGGGTGATCAAATGCGCGTCGGGTGAGCGTGATGCATCGTTTTTATCAGAAGCTGGAACGGCGTTAACCTACGCACACCTCCGGAGATATTTTGTAAACAAAAAGCCACCGTCCTTTGCGGTACCCAAGCACCGTCAAGGAAAGTGGCTGATGTAATAGGTCAGATTAACTCAGACTGCTGAAGAAGTCTCTGGATGATCACCGCAACTTCTGCTCGTGAGATAAATGCTTGTGGAGCAAGCTGTGAGTTGCTTCTTCCTGTAATAATTCCTGCCTGCAACACATCGGCAACACTGTCCCTCGCCCATACCGAAACTTGTATTGCATCAACATAGGATTGCAGGATCTTATTCGCATCTTTATCAGGGAGTTTATTCCTAAGTCCCGTCACTTCCATCGCTCTTGCGATCACGACCATCGCCTGCTCGCGTGTGATTTGCTGCTGTGGACCGAAGGTGCCGTCTTCATAACCACGGATCAGTTCGTAAGCAAGCGCAGTTTGCACTGCACCACTATACCAATCCGATGAACGCACATCGGAGAATGACGTTGCCCCTCTATCTGCTTTAAGCCCCAATGCCCGCACCATAATCGCCGCAAACTCTGCACGGGTAATCGCTTGATCAGGATTGTAAAGATCTTTGCCGCTTCCGCTAACAACCATCCGTGATCCCATTTCATTCACAGCTTCCTCTGCCCAATGCCCAGCTACATCCTTGAACGCCACTGGATTCGAGATCACAGCGTACATGCTGTTTGTCAAACTATGGATTGTAGCATAATACTTGCCGTCAATCAGTTCGATTGTGGTAGGTACATGTCGAACCGTTCCATCCGAATCTATCACAACCCCCGTTGTGATCTTATTCGGGTCTACGCCATCTGGAATGGCCAACGTTCTCTTTACGTAAGCGTTGAACCTCGACACATCAACGGTCATATCACCGTAACTGCCCCTGACTGAGAAGTTCAACGGAGGTATCACGAGTGTATACGCTCCCTGATGAACCGCATTCTCCACTACCTTCAATTGTTCCTCTGTAGGTTCGGATATTTCAATTTCAATTTGAATTTGTTCCAGTTCCACTTCTCGACCGATCTGTTCAGAGATGGCATCAATATTGATTTGCAGTGCAGGGAGGGTGTAAGTCGCCTTCTCTGTCTTAATCTCAATCGTCTCCTGCTTGACTTCCATATCCTTAATCATCTGTCCATTCAGTACGCCGATCACCACATCAGATGGAGTGCTAAACGGAATGGTAATGACAGAACGACTGCCTTCCGCTTGAAGCCGATCATTAAGCTTCTTCGGATCAAGCGTTATCGTCATGATCGTACGACCATTCTTCTCTGTCGTTGCTGCAATTCCAGCTTGTTCCCGCTTGCCGTTAACCAGTACCTCCACTTCCGTTGTTGACCGATTAGGTTCATTCGGTACTTGTCGTTCTACTTCGATATAATCACTTCGAGGCGATTGCGGTGTAACTGCATTGGATTCCACTGAAGCCACACTGCTTCCCACGCTGTTTATTGCCCTGACCACGAATGTGTAGGCCCTGCCATTCGTCAATCCAGTAACCGTAATCGGACTTGAAACACCTGTTACTGTGCGATGATCCGGCAATATCTCCACTTCGTATCCCGTAATTGGACTTCCGCCCTGATCATCAGGCGAAGTGAAGGTGATCGTAACCTGACCGTTACCACCAACAGCTCGTACCCCTGTCGGCGCTGACGGAACAGTCATTGGCGTTGCGCTGACCTCATTGGATGGATCACTTATTCCTCCTGGGTTGACTGCTTTGATTGCAAAATAATACATCGTACCGTTCGTTAAACCCGTTACTTGATAGTTATATACAGAGCCGGTCACTGTTGCTACTTCTGCTCCATAGGTGTCGGAACCCAACCGTTGATAGATGTTATAGCCTGTTGAACCGCTAACTGGGGCCCAAGTAAGGGTAATGGCCGCATTGCCTGACTCAGCAGTGAGCAGGTTCGGCACTCCTGGTGCTGGAACTTGCGGCGTTGCACTTGCCTCATTCGAATCAGGGCTTTCGCCTCCGGCATTCGTTGCTCTAATCATGAAGTAATATGTCGTTCCGTTTGTCAAATCTAACGCCGTATAACTGTATACGGTGCTGACCACAGATCCCAGCGCAGTTCCATACGCTCCAGGCGTTGTGCTCATATATACGTTATATCCTGCAGCTGTAGTGACAGGATTCCATGTAATGGTTGCGTGTGCATCGCCACCGATTGCGGATTGGATAACCGGTGCGGAGGGTGCATTCATAGCTGCAACAGTGACCGTTACAGAATACTGCTGCGTGCTGCTGTCTGCTGCTGTTACCGTATATGTCACCGGGTTCGTGAAATCCTGCGCATCGTCGCTGTTCGGCGACACACTCGCGCCCGTATGTGTAATCGTCGGCACCAGTGCGGTTACGTTCGTTCCGTACGGCACCGTCAACGCCACGGTCTTCGCACTCTCATCTACCGTTCCTGTCACCGCTGGCGTCAGACCATTAAACGCAAAGCCGGTTATCGCCTTCGCCGGATTTGCTGCCACGGTTACAGTCACCACGTACTGCTGCGTGCTGCTGTCTGCTGCTGTTACCGTATATGTCACCGGGTTCGTGAAATCCTGCGCATCGTCGCTGTTCGGCGACACACTCGCGCCCGTATGTGTAATCGTCGGCACCAGTGCGGTTACGTTCGTTCCGTACGGCACCGTCAACGCCACGGTCTTCGCACTCTCATCTACCGTTCCTGTCACCGCTGGCGTCAGACCATTAAACGCAAAGCCGGTTATCGCCTTCGCCGGATTTGCTGCCACGGTTACAGTCACCACGTACTGCTGTGTTGTTGCGTCTGCTGCTGTTACCGTATATGTCACCGGGTTCATGAAATCCTGCGCAACGTTGCTGTTCGGCGACACACTCGCACCCGTATGTGTAATCGTTGGCACCAGTGCGGTTACGTTCGTTCCGTACGGCACCGTCAACGCCACGGTCTTCGCACTCTCATCTACCGTTCCTGTCACCGCTGGCGTCAGACCATTAAACGCAAAGCCGGTTATCGCCTTCGCAGGATTCGCTGCCACGGTTACCGTCACCACATACTGCTGCGTGCTGCTGTCTGCTGCTGTTACCGTATATGTCACAGGGTTAGTAAAATCCTGCGCAACGTTGCTGTTCGGCGACACACTCGCACCCGTATGTGTAATCGTCGGCACCAGTGCGGTTACGTTCGTTCCGTACGGCACCGTCAACGCCACGGTCTTCGCACTCTCATCTACCGTTCCCGTCACCGCTGGCGTCAGGCCATTAAATGCAAAGCCGGTTATCGCCTTCGCCGGATTTGCTGCCACGGTTACCGTCACCACATACTGCTGCGTGCTGCTGTCTGCTGCTGTTACCGTATATGTCACCGGGTTCGTGAAATCCTGCGCATCGTCGCTGTTCGGCGACACACTTGCTCCCGTATGTGTAATCGTCGGGACTAGTGCGGTCACGTTC from Paenibacillus woosongensis includes the following:
- a CDS encoding Na+/H+ antiporter subunit G produces the protein MNVNAVGEFVGAALILIGSIISVISAIGIIRFPDVYTRAHAATKSSTLAVLLTLIGTFLYIWFSDAFISVRVILGILFVFITAPVSGHLIIRAAYRSNVKLADSTIEDELKPVLHGSGQKKKQSNEHEQGTEQPQGSL
- a CDS encoding AEC family transporter, translated to MIIEIVTDVVLPIFVLIGLGALMHRAFQLNLYTLAKINFYYITPAVVFLSMYNSEMSPLLLGSVTLFYALYISLQYIVSSIVSWKRGFKPGMKAAFTNSLILDNSGNYGLPINQLAFKGDPLATSIQALVMTFQSLVTFTYGVISVQRAKSGGTLKAALIGFLKMPVPYALVLGLVFHVFHWPLPEFAAKPLGYIADSMVSIALLTLGAQIIQYPLRLDRLDVYISAFLRLLVGPAIGLLLILALGLKGIPAQALLIASGMPTGVNSTILAEEYDNEPDFASQTVLISTLLNVITVTALISLSKFVG
- a CDS encoding S-layer homology domain-containing protein — translated: MDTRIQRRSIALMLVLALILSMISGMVTTKAFAAGLPDGTQDFTGYTVSGSVRNSPDGFFTLSASRSELMADGYGAYINANNSLTGPETVYFEITAAGSLGSFELDRLYVGEYEDGSFSDVTVKGYASGNEQFSTVPYSQAKDLSITADFPIDYSVAHGKSIDSFRVYYTKEFGTKHEDFNLITFTINNASVNPPSPTVSTEKAITGFSFDGLTPAVTGSVNEAAKTVALTVPYGTNVTALVPTITHTGASVSPASGTAQDFTNPVTYTVTAADATTQQYVVTVVVAVNPAKAITSFAFNGLTPAVTGTVNEAAKTVALTVPYGTNVTALVPTITHTGASVSPNSDDAQDFTNPVTYTVTAADSSTQQYVVTVTVAANPAKAITGFAFNGLTPAVTGTVDESAKTVALTVPYGTNVTALVPTITHTGASVSPNSNVAQDFTNPVTYTVTAADSSTQQYVVTVTVAANPAKAITGFAFNGLTPAVTGTVDESAKTVALTVPYGTNVTALVPTITHTGASVSPNSNVAQDFMNPVTYTVTAADATTQQYVVTVTVAANPAKAITGFAFNGLTPAVTGTVDESAKTVALTVPYGTNVTALVPTITHTGASVSPNSDDAQDFTNPVTYTVTAADSSTQQYVVTVTVAANPAKAITGFAFNGLTPAVTGTVDESAKTVALTVPYGTNVTALVPTITHTGASVSPNSDDAQDFTNPVTYTVTAADSSTQQYSVTVTVAAMNAPSAPVIQSAIGGDAHATITWNPVTTAAGYNVYMSTTPGAYGTALGSVVSTVYSYTALDLTNGTTYYFMIRATNAGGESPDSNEASATPQVPAPGVPNLLTAESGNAAITLTWAPVSGSTGYNIYQRLGSDTYGAEVATVTGSVYNYQVTGLTNGTMYYFAIKAVNPGGISDPSNEVSATPMTVPSAPTGVRAVGGNGQVTITFTSPDDQGGSPITGYEVEILPDHRTVTGVSSPITVTGLTNGRAYTFVVRAINSVGSSVASVESNAVTPQSPRSDYIEVERQVPNEPNRSTTEVEVLVNGKREQAGIAATTEKNGRTIMTITLDPKKLNDRLQAEGSRSVITIPFSTPSDVVIGVLNGQMIKDMEVKQETIEIKTEKATYTLPALQINIDAISEQIGREVELEQIQIEIEISEPTEEQLKVVENAVHQGAYTLVIPPLNFSVRGSYGDMTVDVSRFNAYVKRTLAIPDGVDPNKITTGVVIDSDGTVRHVPTTIELIDGKYYATIHSLTNSMYAVISNPVAFKDVAGHWAEEAVNEMGSRMVVSGSGKDLYNPDQAITRAEFAAIMVRALGLKADRGATSFSDVRSSDWYSGAVQTALAYELIRGYEDGTFGPQQQITREQAMVVIARAMEVTGLRNKLPDKDANKILQSYVDAIQVSVWARDSVADVLQAGIITGRSNSQLAPQAFISRAEVAVIIQRLLQQSELI
- a CDS encoding BC1881 family protein, yielding MNLWPLFQRDWQYIYQCLIVLNKEPAAREGIEVIEVNPQKEFKITTGQKEMKPTGPAIILINQDQARR